The Thermodesulfobacteriota bacterium genome segment CTCCTGTCGGCAACATAGACGTTACCTACGGCGTCAACGGCAACGCCCGTCGGGTAGCCGAACATGGCCTCCTCCGCCTTCCCGTCCCTATAGCCCATGTGCCCGTTCCCGGCCACGGTCGTTACCACCCCCTCGGGAGACACCTTTCTTATCCTGAAGTTGTCGGCGTCCCCAACAAAGAGGTTCCCGCCTGCGTCTACCGCTATATTGTCCGGCCCCCGGAGGACCGCCCCGGTGCCCACCCCGTCCCCGTAGCCGGCCTCACCGCTGCCGGCAAAGGTCGTCACGCTGCCCCGGGAGTCTATCTTGCGGATGAGGTTATTCGAATAGTCCGCCACGTATACCACGGTCCCGTCCGGACTTACGGCGACACCCGTCGGCCACTTGAAGGTGGCCTCAAGCGCCTTGCCGTCGCTCCTCCCCACAGCGCCCGTGCCCGCCACGGTCGTGACGTGAAACGAAACGGCCCTCTCCCTCATGGGAACGGCATAGGAGAGGGCCGCCAGGGATAAAACCATGATAAGCGCCAGAGACGCCTTATAGCCGGAGCTCGACCCTCCCACCGAATACGGCATCTCTTAGTCTTCGTCCTCCTCGACGGCCTCGGCTTTTTTATCCTTCACCCTGCCGGAAGGCAGGGTGAAGATGAAGGTAGAGCCCCCTCCGTCGCCGCTTTCTCCCCATATCTTCCCTCCATGGAACTCGACGAACCTCTTCGTGAGCGCAAGCCCTATTCCCGTATCGTACCTCGCCGGGGGCAGGCCGTCTCCGGACCCGAAGGGGTTGAAGGCGGCCTCAATCTCTTCGGGGTTCAGCCCCGGGCCGCTGTCGGTGACAGAGACCCTGAGCGGTCCGCCGTACTCATCCCGAGACCGTGAAACCTTGAGCGTGACGGTACCCCCCTTGGGGTTGGACTTCAAGGCGTTAGAGAGGAGGTTCGCTACCATCTCCTTGAACATCCCGGCGTCCGCCTTGAAAAGCCCTATGTCCTTATCGACGTCGACATCGAGGGTCTGCTCTTGTCTGTCGACGACCGTCCTTACGCCCTCCACGGCCTCTTCCACGGCCGCCTTAAGGTCGAACTCCCGGACGTCCAGAACTTCACTGTCCATATCATCGGTAAAGTCGAGGAGGTTATTGATAAGTTTTAGAAGTTCCTTCCCGCTCCCGCAGATGATATCCACGTACTTACGGCTGGGCTCCGGCAGGTCGTTACCCGAGCGTAGCTTCAGGAGCTCCGAGAAGCCCATGATGTGGGTAAGCGGGGTCTTCAGCTCGTGGCTCATATGCGAGAGAAAGTCGGCCTTGTATCGGCTTGCCCTCATC includes the following:
- a CDS encoding NHL repeat-containing protein, whose protein sequence is MPYSVGGSSSGYKASLALIMVLSLAALSYAVPMRERAVSFHVTTVAGTGAVGRSDGKALEATFKWPTGVAVSPDGTVVYVADYSNNLIRKIDSRGSVTTFAGSGEAGYGDGVGTGAVLRGPDNIAVDAGGNLFVGDADNFRIRKVSPEGVVTTVAGNGHMGYRDGKAEEAMFGYPTGVAVDAVGNVYVADRRAHAVRKITPDGTVSTLAGNGRPGYADGRGLGSHLREPVAVAVDGRGTVYVSDSGNNAIRKITPDGTITTLAGRKEAGYRDGVGTDAMFSWPTGIAVGMHGIVYVCDSGNNKIRSITPGGAVSTVAGSLTGGAMDGPGFKASFNFPTGVGVGRRGTIYIADSGNNAIRKITYGTFMEASLGQ